One genomic window of Prochlorococcus sp. MIT 0801 includes the following:
- the folP gene encoding dihydropteroate synthase translates to MPELLTTKKSNNFPPKHWKQEIQLMAIVNITEDSFSDGGLYIDLPAAINHASLCINQGAHILDIGAQSTRPGASEVGPETEIKRLVPLIKELKLLHPQIPISVDTFHHSVAEKVLNIGADLVNDVSGGRHDPEIYNVIANNGSPYVLTHSRGNSKTMDSLAVYTNVVKDVKNELSNQIDLALSKGIKDEQIIIDPGIGFAKNVDQNLTLLRNLEEFVSMNYPVLIGASRKRFIGSVINETDPNKRIFGMAAVASRCVSSGVDILRVHDIKEISQVVIMTKSII, encoded by the coding sequence TTGCCAGAATTGCTAACTACGAAAAAATCTAATAATTTCCCGCCTAAGCATTGGAAACAAGAAATCCAATTAATGGCAATAGTAAACATCACTGAAGATTCTTTTAGTGATGGAGGACTTTACATAGACTTACCCGCTGCAATTAATCATGCATCATTATGTATTAATCAAGGAGCACATATTCTAGATATTGGAGCACAGAGCACACGACCTGGCGCATCTGAGGTAGGTCCTGAAACTGAGATTAAAAGATTAGTTCCATTAATAAAAGAACTAAAGTTATTACATCCACAGATTCCAATTTCTGTAGACACCTTTCATCATTCTGTTGCAGAGAAAGTATTAAATATTGGTGCCGATTTGGTTAATGATGTTAGTGGTGGTCGACATGATCCTGAAATCTATAATGTTATCGCTAATAATGGTTCTCCTTATGTTTTGACTCATAGTCGTGGAAATAGTAAGACAATGGATTCTTTAGCTGTATATACAAATGTTGTAAAAGATGTAAAAAATGAATTATCCAATCAAATTGATTTAGCGCTATCCAAAGGCATTAAAGACGAGCAAATTATTATTGATCCTGGAATAGGATTTGCAAAGAATGTCGATCAAAACTTAACTTTGCTGAGAAATTTAGAAGAATTTGTTTCTATGAATTATCCAGTATTGATAGGTGCTTCAAGAAAAAGATTTATTGGTTCAGTTATTAATGAAACTGACCCAAATAAAAGAATCTTTGGGATGGCTGCCGTAGCATCTAGATGTGTGAGTTCTGGTGTTGATATTCTAAGAGTTCATGATATTAAAGAGATTTCTCAAGTTGTAATAATGACTAAGTCAATTATTTAA